One stretch of Rathayibacter festucae DSM 15932 DNA includes these proteins:
- a CDS encoding PadR family transcriptional regulator, producing MKLENVLLGVLLRHPSTGYELKKFMDTHGRFLRSNTQMSQVYRALAGMEERGWVSHTVESRPGATDAKTYRVTEEGSTIFLDWLTGPYTPPTRFEDPDLGVRIAFAGFMTREQLLHLLDVEIEARQHEIALYRNRDRRADVETSIPFDPELAELVAEWQHQGGAQSKDAHVARCIALRSLLLDAPEGAPLPPLPPLATGIGAEL from the coding sequence ATGAAGCTCGAGAACGTTCTTCTCGGAGTGCTGCTGCGGCACCCGAGCACCGGGTACGAACTGAAGAAGTTCATGGACACGCACGGCCGCTTCCTGCGGTCCAACACGCAGATGAGCCAGGTCTACCGTGCGCTGGCGGGCATGGAGGAGCGCGGCTGGGTGAGCCACACCGTCGAGAGCCGGCCCGGTGCCACCGATGCGAAGACCTACCGGGTGACCGAGGAGGGTTCGACGATCTTCCTCGACTGGCTGACCGGTCCCTACACTCCGCCGACGCGGTTCGAGGACCCCGACCTGGGCGTCCGGATCGCCTTCGCGGGCTTCATGACCCGGGAGCAGCTGCTGCATCTGCTCGACGTCGAGATCGAGGCGCGTCAGCACGAGATCGCGCTGTACCGCAACCGCGACCGCCGGGCCGACGTCGAGACCTCGATCCCCTTCGATCCGGAGCTGGCCGAGCTGGTCGCCGAATGGCAGCACCAGGGTGGCGCCCAGTCCAAGGACGCGCACGTCGCCCGCTGCATCGCTCTGCGGTCGCTCCTCCTCGACGCGCCGGAGGGTGCACCCCTCCCCCCGCTTCCGCCCCTCGCCACGGGGATCGGAGCAGAACTGTGA
- a CDS encoding App1 family protein, with translation MPTPPRVLRRLGSVSLSVANRAETGLRDRLSARARKQGWFPALLPFSGYASAGTARILARVVLAPAAVEPSARRGLRAWHRLLTLESPGVPVRIEFAGASATGTSDGAGIVDARFAVPDGLEPGPAEALLHVAGRAPVPVTVHVVTSEPARGVVCDVDDTVWVTGISHPARAAWRTFSTTSATRRSVPGMAELLQEAIAGQDGTAVVYVSNGPWNLAGVVSRFLARRGFPAGPVLMTDWGTSPRRWFRDGEEHKRDCLARLREDLPHLSWVLVGDDGEHDPQLYSDFARRHPDAVTAIALRRVAPAHPGAAPDVDEVAGVPVVRGVDGDALRPLLQEALGRSRR, from the coding sequence ATGCCCACTCCGCCCCGTGTCCTCCGCCGCCTCGGCAGCGTCTCGCTCTCCGTCGCGAACCGCGCCGAGACCGGGCTGCGCGATCGTCTCTCCGCTCGGGCCCGGAAGCAGGGCTGGTTCCCCGCGCTGCTCCCCTTCTCCGGCTACGCGAGCGCGGGAACGGCGCGGATCCTGGCGCGGGTCGTCCTCGCCCCGGCCGCGGTGGAGCCGTCCGCGCGGCGGGGACTGCGCGCCTGGCATCGCCTGCTCACCCTCGAGAGCCCCGGAGTGCCGGTGCGGATCGAGTTCGCGGGCGCGAGCGCCACGGGGACGAGCGACGGCGCGGGGATCGTCGACGCGCGCTTCGCGGTGCCCGACGGGCTCGAGCCCGGGCCGGCGGAGGCCCTGCTGCACGTCGCCGGTCGCGCTCCCGTCCCGGTGACGGTGCACGTCGTCACCTCGGAGCCGGCCCGCGGGGTGGTCTGCGACGTGGACGACACGGTGTGGGTGACCGGGATCTCGCATCCGGCGCGCGCGGCCTGGCGGACCTTCTCGACGACGAGCGCCACCCGGCGATCGGTGCCGGGGATGGCGGAGCTGCTGCAGGAGGCGATCGCCGGGCAGGACGGGACCGCCGTCGTCTACGTCAGCAACGGGCCGTGGAATCTGGCGGGCGTCGTCTCGCGGTTCCTCGCCCGGCGCGGCTTCCCCGCCGGGCCGGTCCTGATGACCGACTGGGGCACGAGCCCGCGGCGGTGGTTCCGCGACGGCGAGGAGCACAAGCGGGACTGCCTCGCCCGCCTGCGCGAGGACCTCCCCCACCTCTCCTGGGTCCTCGTCGGCGACGACGGCGAGCACGACCCGCAGCTCTACAGCGACTTCGCCCGCCGCCACCCGGACGCCGTCACCGCGATCGCCCTCCGCCGGGTCGCGCCGGCCCATCCCGGAGCGGCGCCGGACGTCGACGAGGTGGCCGGCGTCCCCGTCGTGCGCGGCGTCGACGGCGACGCCCTCCGGCCCCTCCTGCAGGAGGCGCTCGGCCGCTCCCGTCGCTGA
- a CDS encoding sulfatase, with translation MKAIVLMFDSLNRHLLSPYADTIVDAPNFARLAARAATFDNFYAGSMPCMPARREMHTGRYNFLHRSWGPLEPFDDSMPELLRDAGVHTHLASDHPHYWEDGGATYHTRYSTWEFFRGQEGDPWKGHVSEVDPSAPVHQRMLRQDVVNRSYMPTEAEHSQTLTVDAGLHFLDTNADADRWMLQIELFDPHEPFFAHQQYKDRYPHEYDGPVFDWPGYQKVTEPESQVEHARLEYAALVSMCDRSLGRVLDAMDEHDLWDDTMLIVNTDHGFLLGEHGWWAKSVQPWYNELVHLPMFLWDPRTAERDTRRGELAQTIDIAPTLLRFFDLQPTPDMQGIDLALPEEALTRDSVLFGIHGGHVNVTDGRYVYMRAAAEQSNTPLEEYTLMPTHMRSRFAPAELTAWEPSEPLPFTKGVRTMRMPATPGWMNPWQHGTLLFDLSTDPGQEHPLVDDEAELRMMRLLVDALRAADAPGSQFARLGLPAEGEPGREHLLVRAQRERAVAVAEPLPRAEDLAAHELLLLPLVDLLAVPGARSALEAHVPGLVSTEPVSVPIGMSVLDLARSAALTTAQLLDLGDALTKLVPVTA, from the coding sequence GTGAAGGCGATCGTGCTGATGTTCGACAGCCTCAACCGCCACCTCCTCTCGCCGTACGCCGACACGATCGTCGACGCCCCGAACTTCGCCCGTCTCGCGGCGCGCGCGGCGACCTTCGACAACTTCTACGCCGGTTCGATGCCCTGCATGCCGGCGCGCCGGGAGATGCACACCGGCCGCTACAACTTCCTGCACCGGTCCTGGGGTCCGCTGGAGCCCTTCGACGACTCGATGCCGGAGCTGCTGCGCGACGCCGGCGTCCACACTCACCTGGCGAGCGACCACCCGCACTACTGGGAGGACGGCGGTGCGACCTATCACACGCGCTACTCGACCTGGGAGTTCTTCCGCGGCCAGGAGGGCGACCCCTGGAAGGGACACGTGTCCGAGGTCGATCCGTCCGCGCCGGTGCATCAGCGGATGCTGCGCCAGGACGTCGTCAACCGCTCCTACATGCCGACCGAGGCCGAGCACTCGCAGACGCTCACCGTCGACGCGGGGCTGCACTTCCTCGACACGAACGCGGACGCGGACCGGTGGATGCTGCAGATCGAGCTGTTCGATCCGCACGAGCCGTTCTTCGCGCACCAGCAGTACAAGGACAGGTACCCGCACGAGTACGACGGACCCGTCTTCGACTGGCCGGGCTACCAGAAGGTGACCGAGCCCGAGTCGCAGGTCGAGCACGCCCGCCTCGAGTACGCGGCGCTGGTCTCGATGTGCGACCGCTCGCTGGGCCGGGTGCTCGACGCGATGGACGAGCACGACCTGTGGGACGACACGATGCTGATCGTGAACACCGACCACGGGTTCCTCCTCGGCGAGCACGGCTGGTGGGCCAAGTCCGTCCAGCCCTGGTACAACGAGCTCGTGCATCTGCCGATGTTCCTCTGGGACCCGCGCACGGCCGAGCGGGACACCCGCCGCGGCGAGCTCGCGCAGACCATCGACATCGCGCCGACCCTGCTGCGCTTCTTCGACCTGCAGCCCACCCCCGACATGCAGGGCATCGACCTCGCCCTGCCGGAGGAGGCGCTGACCCGCGACTCGGTGCTGTTCGGGATCCACGGCGGTCACGTCAACGTGACGGACGGCCGCTACGTGTACATGCGCGCGGCGGCGGAGCAGTCGAACACTCCGCTCGAGGAGTACACGCTGATGCCCACCCACATGCGCTCCCGGTTCGCGCCGGCGGAGCTGACGGCCTGGGAGCCGTCCGAGCCGCTCCCCTTCACGAAGGGCGTCCGCACGATGCGGATGCCCGCGACGCCGGGCTGGATGAACCCGTGGCAGCACGGCACCCTCCTCTTCGACCTCTCGACCGACCCCGGCCAGGAGCACCCGCTCGTGGATGACGAGGCCGAGCTGCGCATGATGCGGCTGCTCGTCGACGCCCTGCGCGCCGCCGATGCTCCCGGCTCGCAGTTCGCACGACTCGGACTCCCGGCCGAGGGCGAGCCGGGCAGGGAGCACCTGCTCGTGCGTGCGCAGCGAGAGCGTGCCGTGGCCGTAGCGGAGCCCCTTCCGCGCGCGGAGGATCTCGCCGCTCACGAGCTGCTCCTGCTGCCCCTCGTCGACCTCCTCGCCGTGCCCGGAGCCCGCTCCGCGCTCGAGGCGCACGTCCCCGGACTCGTCTCCACCGAGCCCGTCTCCGTCCCGATCGGCATGAGCGTCCTCGACCTCGCCCGATCGGCCGCCCTGACCACCGCACAGCTCCTCGACCTCGGCGACGCACTCACGAAGCTCGTCCCCGTCACCGCCTGA
- a CDS encoding ABC transporter ATP-binding protein: protein MSAAAEFVDVSQVFGDFTAVDGIDLAIPAGKLTTLLGPSGCGKTTSLRMLAGYSTPTSGRILIDGVDSTRLAPEKRGLGMVFQSYALFPHLSVADNVGYGLKLRGLGRAERAQRVTESLEMVGLAHLAASRPRRLSGGQQQRVALARAIAIRPRLLLLDEPLSNLDARLRVQMRSEIRRIQSETGLTVVLVTHDQDEALEMSDEMVLMRAGRIMQQGAPAAVFGAPANRFVADFLGYENFLGLADGSLATVRPEHLAVTSGEATGSSALSLAAVVVDVAYRGVDVLVTVEATDPAGDRVRLVSDVRADSAARVAPGDPVIVSAVASQMVAIARD, encoded by the coding sequence ATGAGCGCAGCAGCGGAATTCGTCGACGTCAGTCAGGTCTTCGGTGACTTCACCGCGGTCGACGGCATCGACCTGGCGATCCCGGCCGGGAAGCTGACCACCCTCCTCGGGCCCAGCGGATGCGGCAAGACCACGTCACTGCGGATGCTCGCGGGCTACTCGACGCCGACCTCGGGCCGGATCCTGATCGACGGCGTCGACAGCACCCGGCTCGCCCCAGAGAAGCGCGGGCTGGGCATGGTGTTCCAGTCGTACGCGCTGTTCCCGCACCTCAGCGTCGCCGACAACGTGGGCTACGGCCTCAAGCTGCGCGGCCTCGGACGCGCCGAGCGGGCGCAGCGGGTGACCGAGAGCCTCGAGATGGTCGGGCTCGCGCATCTCGCGGCCAGCCGGCCGCGGCGGCTCTCGGGCGGTCAGCAGCAGCGCGTGGCCCTCGCCCGCGCCATCGCGATCCGCCCGCGGCTTCTCCTGCTCGACGAACCGCTGTCGAACCTCGATGCGCGGCTCCGCGTCCAGATGCGCTCCGAGATCCGCCGCATCCAGTCCGAGACGGGCCTGACCGTCGTTCTGGTCACCCACGACCAGGACGAGGCGCTCGAGATGAGCGACGAGATGGTGCTCATGCGCGCCGGGCGCATCATGCAGCAGGGCGCTCCGGCCGCGGTCTTCGGCGCTCCGGCCAACCGCTTCGTCGCCGACTTCCTCGGCTACGAGAACTTCCTCGGCCTCGCCGACGGGTCGCTCGCGACCGTGCGGCCGGAGCACCTCGCGGTGACGAGCGGAGAGGCCACCGGCTCGTCCGCCCTGTCGCTAGCCGCGGTCGTCGTCGATGTCGCGTACCGAGGGGTCGACGTGCTCGTCACGGTCGAGGCGACGGACCCCGCCGGCGACCGGGTGCGGCTCGTGTCGGACGTGCGCGCCGACTCCGCCGCACGTGTCGCGCCCGGTGACCCCGTGATCGTCTCGGCCGTGGCGTCGCAGATGGTCGCCATCGCCCGCGACTGA
- a CDS encoding sensor domain-containing phosphodiesterase, with protein sequence MHSPVLTTVFQPIVDLTTRRPAAYEALTRVQGAGGDAFPFELLEAAQADGRIAEFDGACWRSAFGSATAAGLTTPHALFVNVEADSLRGGLLEQVASPAPIVLEVTERALLASPGGLLAVIEEARRAGHAIAIDDLGTDPASLALLPLIDPDVIKIDMRIIQGHADTDAARIMSTVNTLTAARDVVVVAEGIETEEHLLTARAIGATHGQGWLLGRPSPVVPAAPSASLLRHVVEPAADEAGAGTPFEIVASVLPSRRSSRDLLLQMSHFLEARARASGDSAILLSTFQQGSNLTPRTAVRYAALAEECALVFAFAAGAPDSLSTAIRVQEIDEDEPLAAEWDVVVLTADFAATLVAREVDPARHAAGLYDFVLTHDRGLAVDVARHLLQRTTRSA encoded by the coding sequence GTGCACTCCCCCGTCCTGACGACCGTCTTCCAGCCGATCGTCGACCTCACCACTCGTCGGCCGGCGGCGTACGAGGCGCTGACGCGGGTCCAGGGGGCCGGCGGGGACGCGTTCCCGTTCGAGCTCCTCGAGGCAGCGCAGGCCGATGGCCGGATCGCCGAGTTCGACGGCGCCTGCTGGCGGAGCGCCTTCGGCTCCGCGACCGCGGCGGGCCTCACGACTCCGCACGCGCTCTTCGTGAACGTGGAGGCGGACTCGCTGCGCGGGGGCCTCCTCGAGCAGGTCGCCTCCCCCGCGCCGATCGTCCTGGAGGTGACCGAGCGCGCCCTCCTGGCCTCGCCCGGTGGTCTGCTCGCGGTGATCGAGGAGGCGCGCCGGGCCGGCCACGCGATCGCCATCGACGATCTCGGGACCGACCCCGCGTCCCTCGCCCTGCTGCCGCTGATCGATCCCGACGTGATCAAGATCGACATGCGCATCATCCAGGGGCACGCGGACACCGACGCCGCCCGGATCATGAGCACCGTGAACACGCTGACGGCGGCGCGCGACGTGGTCGTCGTGGCGGAGGGCATCGAGACCGAGGAGCATCTGCTCACCGCGCGGGCGATCGGCGCGACCCACGGGCAGGGCTGGCTCCTCGGCCGGCCGTCCCCGGTCGTCCCGGCGGCGCCCTCCGCCTCGCTCCTCCGGCACGTCGTCGAGCCCGCGGCGGACGAGGCGGGCGCGGGGACGCCCTTCGAGATCGTGGCCTCCGTGCTGCCCAGCCGCCGCTCCTCCCGCGACCTGCTCCTGCAGATGAGCCACTTCCTCGAGGCGCGTGCGCGAGCGAGCGGGGACTCCGCGATCCTCCTCTCGACCTTCCAGCAGGGGTCGAACCTCACGCCGCGCACCGCCGTCCGCTACGCGGCGCTGGCCGAGGAGTGCGCTCTGGTCTTCGCCTTCGCGGCGGGAGCGCCGGACTCCCTCTCCACCGCCATCCGGGTGCAGGAGATCGACGAGGACGAGCCGCTCGCGGCGGAGTGGGACGTCGTCGTCCTGACCGCCGACTTCGCCGCGACCCTCGTCGCGCGGGAGGTCGATCCGGCTCGGCACGCGGCCGGGCTCTACGACTTCGTGCTCACCCACGACCGCGGGCTCGCCGTCGACGTCGCGCGCCACCTGCTCCAGCGGACGACCCGGAGCGCCTGA
- a CDS encoding ATP-dependent DNA ligase, with amino-acid sequence MGTLLYGSPPVPFQFDDRALVHLQAVILAKLRRGEGFCFQLPIGAALGHGRRTLWMHPSTALAFTLRGTAEVAPNPLWLRALMAEANSSRGLSVLPEPPVTAPAP; translated from the coding sequence GTGGGCACACTGCTCTACGGATCCCCGCCCGTCCCCTTCCAGTTCGACGATCGCGCGCTCGTCCACCTCCAGGCGGTGATCCTCGCGAAGCTCCGTCGCGGCGAGGGCTTCTGCTTCCAGCTCCCGATCGGCGCGGCACTCGGCCACGGCCGCCGCACGCTCTGGATGCACCCGTCGACCGCACTCGCCTTCACCCTCCGCGGCACCGCCGAGGTCGCCCCGAACCCGCTCTGGCTGCGCGCCCTGATGGCGGAGGCGAACAGCAGCCGAGGCCTGAGCGTGCTGCCGGAGCCTCCGGTGACGGCGCCCGCGCCCTGA
- a CDS encoding MFS transporter → MNTSLPTTTSAPTGIPAAPVKVPHRWRNLATLTGVTVVDNTEAGLTTTLFPSIAAALSLNSGHLGVLAAAGKVIAVPAGPFWVWLASRIGRRAALVLTTVIGGMFGIAAGFSQDWIQLLIFATLMSASLIGGSPIANAVISDSFDDANRSKAVGYFYGGVSGIASVVGPAIALFTGLTDGWRYGMWTIGAVCILSGILVRLVFRDPGVGASEAQLATLDESERAKQKVTVRSVLSLFTIPTFSIMMLSRLLSGHLLITIFGIQFLVVERGFENPVAALVLLPFGLGYIVGTIGGGWTIPVLDRTLGLRGRVAFIQLAQVFFAVAAFFATQQPHENIGVYSVFWALMGLAQGMNPPVNRPIVSSVVLPELRGQAFAIWLTVFETVGWAVFSLGAGTLALTLGLQGVFLYVLVGAMLLNAVVLGALYVVYPRDVRRVEAELNRRAALARV, encoded by the coding sequence ATGAACACCTCCCTGCCCACCACCACCAGCGCCCCGACCGGCATCCCCGCCGCTCCCGTGAAGGTGCCGCACCGCTGGCGCAACCTCGCCACCCTGACCGGCGTCACCGTCGTCGACAACACCGAGGCCGGCCTCACCACCACCCTGTTCCCCTCCATCGCCGCAGCCCTGAGCCTGAACAGCGGGCACCTCGGTGTCCTCGCCGCCGCGGGCAAGGTGATCGCGGTACCGGCCGGGCCCTTCTGGGTGTGGCTCGCCTCCAGGATCGGGCGCCGCGCCGCCCTCGTCCTCACCACCGTCATCGGCGGGATGTTCGGCATCGCCGCGGGCTTCTCGCAGGACTGGATCCAGCTCCTGATCTTCGCGACGCTGATGTCCGCCAGCCTCATCGGCGGCTCCCCCATCGCGAACGCCGTCATCTCGGACTCCTTCGACGACGCGAACCGCTCGAAGGCGGTCGGCTACTTCTACGGTGGCGTCAGCGGGATCGCCTCCGTGGTCGGCCCCGCCATCGCCCTGTTCACCGGCCTCACCGACGGCTGGCGGTACGGGATGTGGACGATCGGCGCGGTCTGCATCCTGTCCGGGATCCTGGTGCGCCTGGTGTTCCGTGACCCCGGTGTCGGCGCCTCCGAAGCCCAGCTCGCGACCCTGGACGAGAGCGAGCGCGCCAAGCAGAAGGTCACCGTCCGGTCCGTGCTGTCGCTGTTCACGATCCCGACGTTCTCGATCATGATGCTCTCCCGGCTGCTGTCCGGGCACCTGCTCATCACCATCTTCGGGATCCAGTTCCTCGTCGTCGAGCGCGGCTTCGAGAACCCCGTCGCCGCTCTCGTGCTGCTCCCCTTCGGTCTCGGCTACATCGTCGGCACGATCGGCGGCGGATGGACGATCCCGGTGCTGGACCGCACGCTGGGCCTCCGCGGCCGCGTCGCGTTCATCCAGCTGGCGCAGGTGTTCTTCGCGGTCGCCGCGTTCTTCGCCACGCAGCAGCCGCACGAGAACATCGGTGTCTACAGCGTCTTCTGGGCGCTGATGGGCCTCGCGCAGGGCATGAACCCGCCGGTCAACCGGCCGATCGTCTCCTCCGTCGTCCTCCCGGAGCTGCGAGGCCAGGCGTTCGCGATCTGGCTGACCGTCTTCGAGACCGTGGGCTGGGCCGTCTTCTCCCTCGGTGCCGGAACGCTGGCGCTCACCCTCGGCCTGCAGGGCGTGTTCCTCTACGTCCTCGTCGGCGCCATGCTCCTCAACGCGGTCGTGCTCGGTGCGCTCTACGTCGTGTATCCGCGCGACGTCCGCCGCGTCGAGGCCGAGTTGAACCGGCGCGCGGCGCTCGCCCGCGTCTGA
- a CDS encoding LacI family DNA-binding transcriptional regulator, which produces MATLADVAALAGVSKATASRTLSRPEVVSPDTAARVLSAAAKLGFIPNSAARQLARGRTGVVALVVPTLDNAFFTPIIGGAQRRADEDGLQLTVAVHPLEAVRELEAFDRLSRQVDGFIVVAPRGSDELLLAAGSHKPTVLVDREVDGIASVVADTASAFGALVERFAADGHERVLYIGGPDGSWQDRQRAAAVREAARRGGVELTVLGPFPATFAAGVGTAAAVRDSGATAVVPYATALGLGVQYALLSSGGVPEGLVVSSERSIVDALGLVGVPAVDVDGEQLGREAADLLIDRLSRRGAAPERRRLAVPVQWPVGG; this is translated from the coding sequence ATGGCCACGCTCGCCGATGTCGCCGCTCTCGCCGGGGTGTCCAAGGCGACCGCGTCGCGCACGCTCTCCCGCCCCGAAGTCGTCTCTCCCGACACGGCCGCGCGGGTGCTCAGCGCCGCGGCCAAGCTCGGCTTCATCCCCAACTCCGCCGCGCGACAGCTGGCGCGCGGCCGCACCGGCGTCGTCGCACTGGTCGTGCCGACTCTCGACAACGCTTTCTTCACCCCGATCATCGGGGGCGCCCAGCGGCGCGCCGACGAGGACGGCCTGCAGCTCACCGTGGCCGTGCACCCCCTCGAGGCGGTGCGCGAGCTCGAGGCGTTCGACCGCCTCTCGCGCCAGGTCGACGGCTTCATCGTGGTCGCGCCGCGCGGCAGCGACGAGCTGCTGCTCGCCGCGGGATCGCACAAGCCGACCGTGCTGGTCGACCGCGAGGTCGACGGGATAGCCTCCGTCGTCGCCGACACCGCCTCGGCGTTCGGCGCGCTCGTCGAGCGCTTCGCGGCCGACGGTCACGAGCGCGTGCTCTACATCGGCGGGCCGGACGGGTCATGGCAGGACCGGCAGCGCGCGGCCGCGGTCCGCGAGGCGGCTCGGCGCGGGGGAGTGGAGCTGACCGTGCTGGGCCCGTTCCCGGCCACGTTCGCAGCGGGAGTGGGCACCGCGGCGGCGGTGCGTGACTCCGGAGCGACAGCCGTCGTGCCCTACGCGACCGCACTCGGCCTCGGCGTGCAGTACGCGCTGCTGTCGTCGGGCGGGGTGCCGGAGGGGCTCGTCGTGAGCTCGGAGCGCTCGATCGTCGACGCGCTCGGTCTGGTCGGGGTGCCCGCGGTCGACGTCGACGGCGAGCAGCTCGGGCGGGAGGCGGCCGATCTCCTGATCGACCGGCTATCGCGTCGTGGCGCAGCGCCCGAGCGGAGGCGACTGGCGGTCCCCGTGCAGTGGCCCGTCGGCGGCTGA
- a CDS encoding ABC transporter permease, with translation MRSRTAPLLLLPGLGFLLLFFVVPSLVMLFAPPGTGPLEVIARVGEMLTDPYELRIIGRTVGIGLVVTLICVVLGFPIAYLLARSSSRWSGVLLALAIFPLLLSNVVRTFGWLVVLGSNGAIGQLLVGLGIVSEAPQLLYTELAIVLGLTQLFLPLAIISCYSAVSQVDVGLDDAARGLGASPTRTFWDVVVPLSLPGVVVAATLVFAGSVTAYTTPYLLGGSSQRMLSTQLFSYSSVTIDWAGASATAIVMTVLVFLVSGLSSLVARKGAVS, from the coding sequence GTGAGGTCGAGGACCGCTCCCCTCCTGCTCCTGCCCGGGCTGGGCTTCCTGCTGCTCTTCTTCGTCGTCCCCTCGCTGGTGATGCTCTTCGCGCCTCCCGGCACGGGTCCCCTGGAGGTGATCGCCCGCGTCGGCGAGATGCTCACCGACCCCTACGAGCTGCGCATCATCGGCCGCACGGTCGGCATCGGGCTCGTGGTCACGCTGATCTGCGTCGTCCTCGGCTTCCCGATCGCCTACCTGCTGGCGCGCTCCTCATCCCGCTGGTCCGGCGTCCTGCTGGCCCTCGCGATCTTCCCGCTGCTGCTCAGCAACGTCGTGCGCACCTTCGGCTGGCTCGTCGTGCTCGGCTCGAACGGCGCGATCGGCCAGCTGCTCGTGGGCCTGGGCATCGTGTCCGAGGCGCCGCAGCTGCTCTACACGGAGCTCGCGATCGTGCTGGGCCTGACGCAGCTCTTCCTGCCGCTGGCGATCATCTCCTGCTACTCCGCGGTCTCCCAGGTGGACGTCGGCCTCGACGACGCCGCCCGCGGACTGGGCGCGAGCCCCACCCGCACCTTCTGGGACGTGGTCGTGCCGCTCTCGCTGCCCGGAGTGGTCGTCGCGGCGACGCTGGTCTTCGCCGGCTCCGTCACCGCGTACACGACGCCCTACCTGCTCGGCGGGTCGAGCCAGCGGATGCTGAGCACCCAGCTGTTCTCCTACTCCAGCGTCACGATCGACTGGGCCGGAGCCTCCGCCACGGCGATCGTCATGACGGTCCTGGTCTTCCTGGTCTCCGGACTCTCCTCCCTCGTCGCCCGGAAGGGAGCCGTCTCATGA
- a CDS encoding ABC transporter permease, with protein MRTRRPVAASLAVAGYVIMIVPILFVVATAFTAGSTLRFPPEGFSVRWFGEALSYDPFLESLATSAQLAVLSTAIALLIGIPATLAIYRGRIPGRSLIEGLFLSPLIVPELVVGLALFQQLVVTLDVDNAAVLLIGHTALLLPYAVRVTGASLATSDPALEEAARGLGAGPLRTFFTVTLPILRPGVFSAALLGFVTSFNNVPLSLLLQSRDARTLPVTMLDYVQQSYDPMVAATSTLILAATVVIAIIAERSVGFAQIFGGINR; from the coding sequence ATGAGGACCCGCCGCCCCGTCGCCGCGTCGCTCGCGGTCGCCGGCTACGTGATCATGATCGTGCCGATCCTGTTCGTCGTCGCCACGGCCTTCACTGCCGGCTCGACGCTCCGCTTCCCGCCGGAGGGATTCTCGGTCCGCTGGTTCGGCGAGGCGCTCTCGTACGACCCGTTCCTGGAGTCGCTGGCGACCAGCGCGCAGCTCGCGGTGCTCTCGACGGCGATCGCCCTGCTGATCGGCATCCCCGCCACCCTGGCGATCTACCGGGGCCGCATCCCCGGGCGCTCGCTGATCGAGGGTCTCTTCCTCTCGCCGCTGATCGTGCCCGAGCTCGTGGTCGGCCTGGCACTGTTCCAGCAGCTCGTCGTCACGCTCGACGTCGACAACGCGGCCGTGCTGCTGATCGGGCACACGGCGCTCCTGCTCCCCTACGCGGTCCGCGTGACCGGCGCCTCGCTCGCCACCAGCGACCCCGCGCTCGAGGAGGCCGCGCGAGGACTCGGTGCAGGTCCTCTGCGCACCTTCTTCACGGTCACGCTTCCGATCCTGCGCCCGGGCGTCTTCTCGGCCGCGCTGCTCGGATTCGTGACCTCGTTCAACAACGTCCCGCTGTCGCTGCTCCTGCAGAGCCGCGACGCCAGGACCCTGCCCGTGACGATGCTCGACTACGTCCAGCAGAGCTACGACCCCATGGTCGCGGCCACGTCCACCCTCATCCTCGCGGCGACCGTCGTCATCGCGATCATCGCCGAGCGCAGCGTCGGCTTCGCCCAGATCTTCGGAGGAATCAACCGATGA